The sequence CCTGGAAGGGCGGGCCTAGATGGCCGCGGCCCGAGACCGCGTGACCGACCGCTGCCCCGGCGCTCTGGTCCTGCACGAGGCGGCCGACGGTGGCCTGGCCCGGATCCGGCTGCCCGGCGGCCTCATCGCCGGTGGCACCCTGGTCGCGCTCGCTGAGCTGGCCGAGTCGTTCGGTCCGCGGGGCGCCGTCGAGCTGACCTCGCGGGGGAACCTGCAGCTGCGCGGGGTGCCGGCCGGCCGGCACTCGGAGCTGGCCGACCGGGTCGCCGAGCTCGGGCTACTGCCGTCGGCGACCCACGAACGGGTCCGCAACATCGTCGCGGCCCCGTTCGCCGGTCTCGTCGGGACGGCTGGCGGCGCCGGGGATTCGGCGCTTGACGGCCTGGTGCGGGCCCTCGACCTGGGCCTGTGCGCCGACCCGGACCTCGCCGGGCTGTCCGGCCGGTTCCTGTTCGGCCTCGACGACGCCTCCGGGGCGGTCGCCGCCCTGGAGGCGGACGCCTGGGCGGTGCCGCTGGATGCGGGCCGATGGTGGGTCGGCCCCGCCGGGGTCGCGGTCGACGGTCCGGACGTCGTCGGCGAGCTGCTCGCCGCCGCCCGGGGCTTCCTGCGGGCCGCGGTCGACGCGGCCGTCAGCGCCGCGCCGGCCGGCCACCCGATCTGGCGGGTCCGGGACCTGCCGGATGGTGGCGCGGGGCTAGCGGCGGAGCTGCGAGCCGGCCGTCCCGAGGTTGCCCGGCCCGAACCGCCCCCGGGCCGGCGACCGGTGGGGGTGTGGCGTCGCCCGGACGGCGGCCACGCCGCAGCCGCGCTGGTGCCGCTGGGCCGGCTCAGCCGGGCCGGCGCCGAGATGCTCGCGGCCGCGGGCCAGGGGATGGATCCCGCGGCGGTGTCGCTGCGGGTCACGCCGTGGCGGTCGGTCGTCGTGCCGCGCCTCGCCGACCCGGCGTCCTTCGTCCCCGCCGCGCGCCGGGCCGGCCTGGACGCCGAGCCCCAGTCGCTGTGGGCACTGGTCACCGCGTGCGCCGGGCGGCCCGGCTGCGCGAGCGCGCTCGCGGACGTGCGGGCCGACGCGGCCGACGCGGTCGCGGCCGGCCGGCTCACTCCCGCCTTCGCCGCGCGGCCGCTGCCGCCGGGGGCGCGGGCGCACTGGAGCGGGTGCGCCCGCCGGTGTGGCCGTCCAGCCGGGTCATATGTGGATATCGTCGCCGGGCCCGACGGCTACCTGGTCCACGCCGCCGGCGCCGAACCGAAGGAGTCCTCACGATGGTGACCGGCAGCAGCCAGCGCCGCTACGACTACGAGCGCGACGGCGCGGCGATCTACCGGCAGTCGTTCGCGACGATCCGCGCCGAGGCGGAGCTGGCCGACCTCGCGCCCGACCTGGAGCACGTCGTCGTGCGCATGATCCACGCTTGCGGGATGGTGGACCTGCCCGCGGACGTCGAGGCGAGCCCCGGCGTCGTCGGCATCGCCCGGACGGCGCTGCGGGCCGGAGCGCCGGTGCTGTGCGACGCGCAGATGGTGGCCAGCGGGATCACCCGGCGCCGGCTGCCCGCCGCCAACGACATCGTCTGCGCGCTCGGCGACCCGGGCGTCCCGGAGCTGGCCGCCCGGCTCGGCACCACCAGGTCGGCCGCCGCCCTTGAGCTGTGGGCCGACCGGCTCGCCGGCGCCGTCGTCGCGATCGGGAACGCCCCGACGGCACTGTTCCACCTGCTGGAGCTGATCGGCGCGGGTGGGCCGCGCCCGGCCGCCGTCCTGGGGCTGCCGGTCGGCTTCGTGGGCGCGGCCGAGTCCAAGCAGGCCCTCGCCGACAACCCGTTCGGCCTGCCCTTTCTCGTCGTGCACGGCCGGCGGGGCGGCAGCGCGATGACGGTGGCCGCCGTCAACGCGATCGCCTCCGAGGCGCTGTGACCACGCAGCCACCCGCCGCCGGCACGCTCTACGGCGTCGGGGTGGGCCCGGGTGACCCCGAGCTCGTGACGGTGAAGGCCGTTCGGCTGATCGGCGCGGCCCCGGTCGTGGCGTACCACGCGGCGCGGCCCGGGCGGTCGCTGGCCCGGGCGAGCGCGGCGCCGTACCTGCGGCCCGGCGTCGTCGAGGAGGAGCTCGTCTACCCGGTGACCCGCGGTGTCACGCCGCACCCGGGTGGCTACCAGGGTGCGATCGAGGAGTTCTACGAGCGGTCCGCCGACCGCCTGGCCGACCATCTGGCCGCCGGGCGGGACGTCGTGCTGCTCGCCGAGGGCGACCCGACGCTGTACAGCTCCTTCACCCACATGCAGCGCCGGCTGGTCCCGCGGTTCCGGTGCGTGATCGTCCCCGGCGTGACGTCGGTGTCCGCGACCGCCGCCGCGGCGGGCGTCGCGCTGGTCACCGGGGACGAGACGCTCGCCGTGCTCCCGGCGACCACCCGGGCGGACCGGCTGCGCACGCTGGCCGGCACCGCGGACGGGCTCGTGCTGATGAAGGTGCGCGGGGACCTCGGTGGCGTCCGCCAGGCCCTCGCGGACGTGGGCCGGCTGGACGACGCGCTGCTCGTCAGCCGGGCCAGCCGGGAGGGCGAGCGCGTCACGGCGCTGCGCGACCTGGGAGGCTCGGACCAGGACGTCCCGTACATGTCGAGCGTCCTCGTCCCGGGCGCCTCCGCGGCTCGGCCGGCGACGCCAGGTCAGGCCGTGGCCGGCTCGGTCACCGTCGTCGGGCTGGGGCCAGCCGGCGCCGAGTGGCTCACCCCCGAGGCGGCCTGTGCCCTCGCGGCGGCCGACGACGTCGTCGGCTACGAGACCTACCTGCGGCGCGTCCCGCCCCGGCCCGGCCAGCGCCGGCACGGCACGGACAACCGGGTGGAGGCGGAGCGGGCCGCGTTCGCGCTCGACCTGGCCCGGCGGGGGTCCCGGGTCGCCGTCGTGTCGTCCGGGGACCCGGGCGTGTTCGCGATGGCGTCGGCGGTGCTGGAGACCCAGGCCGACGGCGGCTACCAGGACGTGCCGGTGCGCGTGCTGCCCGGGGTCACGGCGGCGAACGCGGTGGCGGCCCGGGTCGGCGCGCCGCTCGGCCACGACTACTGCGTCGTGTCGCTGTCGGACCAGCTCAAGCCGTGGCCACTGGTGCTGCGCCGGCTGCGCGCCGCCGCCGTGGCCGACCTGGTGCTCGCCCTCTACAACCCGGGCTCGAAGACCCGCCGGGCGCACATGGACGAGGTCCGCGCCTGCCTGCTGGAGGCGCGGGGCCCGGACACTCCCGTCGTCGTGGGCCGCGCGGTGGGCGCCGACGGCGAGCGGATCGAGGTCATCCGGCTGGCCGACCTGACCGCCGACCACGTCGACATGCGCACGCTGCTGATCATCGGCTCGTCCCGGACCCGCTGGGACGCCGCGACGGGCGCGGTGTTCACCCCGCGCCACCACGACGGGCTGCCCGGCCCGGTCACCGCCGACGCCGCAGCAGGTACACATCCATGATCCAGCCCTTGCGGGCGCGGGCCGTCTGCTTGGCCGTCGCGATCTCGGCGCCGACCTCGGCGAGCGGGCCGGCGATCGTGATCTCGTCGGCGCCGCCCAGGTAGGCACCCCAGTAGATGTCCCACCGGCTCGCGTCGAGGTCCAGCCAGGCCGTGGCGCCGTCGAGCATGACGACCACCGAGTCCTGGCCGCCCGCCTCGGCGGCCAGGCGCCGCCCGGTGGTGACGTGCACCGCCCCGCCGACCGTGTTGAGCGGGACCCGGTGCCGGGCGGCCAGCACCTGCACGCTGGAGATCCCGGGGATGACGGTCACCGCGACGTCGACCAGGCCGCGTGCCCGGATGTCGTCGAGGATGCGCAGCGAGCTGTCGTACAGCGCCGGGTCACCCCAGACCAGGAACGCGCCCCGGTCTGACTCGCCCAGCTCCGTCAGCAGGGCCCGGGACCAGACCTCGGCGCGGGCGGTGTGCCAGCGGCGCACCTCGGCCTGGTAGTCGTCGGGCGCCCGGTCCCGGTCCGGCTCGCTGACCTCGACGACCCGCAGCCCCGGCCGCGCGTGCCGGGCGCAGATCTCGGCCCGCAGCGCGTTCAGGTCGGCTTTCGCGGGCCCCTTGTCGATCGTGAACAGCACGTCGACGCCGGCCAACGCGGCGCTGGCCTCATGGGTGAGCGAGGCGGGATCGCCGACCCCCATGCCGATCAGCAGCACGGACCGGCGAGGCGGCGCGGCCGGGTCTGCCATGGTCGAGCCGTCGGGGTGGAGGCCGTCTTCAGGTGCTGCGGTGGTCACCGGACCGACGCTAGCGGCCCCTGCCAGGGTGGCGGCCCGCCCAGTGGCACGCCTGGCAGCGAAGCCCCGCCCACCCCGCGGCAGCCCGGCCCGCTCCACTCGGCGTTCATGATCGCCGTTTCAGCCCTCGAATGGTTGTTGCCAGGACCGATTCACGGCCACTTGAGGGCGAAAACAGCGATCTCCGTCGGCCCGGAAATGGGTTGCTGGCGTGGGCGGGGGTGCCTACTGTCTGGCGCGTGAGTCTTCGCCATGAATCGGCCCATGACCGGGAATCCGTGCGAGGCGTTGTCACGCGGGCGTTCGGCGGTGAGCACGGGGAGGTCGTCGCGGATCTCGTGGATGACCTTCGCGCCACCATCTCGCCCGGCACTGGCCTTTCGCTCGTTGCCGAGGATGACGGCGAGATCGTCGGCCACGCGATGTTCACCCGCAGCCTCCTCGACGCGCCGCGGCGGCTGGTCGAGGTCCAGGTCCTCAGCCCGTTGGCGGTCCTGCCCGAGTACCAGAAGCGCGGGCTCGGCTCGGCCCTTGTTCGCCATGGCCTGGAAATCCTCGCCGAGTCCTCGTCGCCACTCGTCTTCCTCGAAGGCGACCCGAGCTACTACCACCGCTTCGGCTTTGTGCCCGGCGGGGGCCTGAACTTCAGAAAGCCGTCGTTGCGCATTCCCGACGCGGGCTTCCAGGTTGTCACGCTCCCGGCCTACCAGCCGTGGATGACGGGAACCCTCGTCTACTCGGAACTGTTCTGGCGGCACGACGCGGTCGGCCTTCGCCAGAACGAGGCCGAGAAAGTCGCCCCGCCCGTTCCGGGGTCCGCGTGATCGCTGTTTCGGCCCTCTGATGGTCGTAACCCGGTCTGTTTCGTAGCCACCCGAGGGCGAAAACGGCGATCAGGGCGACGGTTGGATCTCGGCAGTCACGGGTACCAATTTGCGATCATGGTCTCCGGTGCGATGCGGGCCGACCCTGTCGGGGTGGCGCTAGGTCGGCCGGACAGGTGTGGTCAGACTGCCTCGCATGCGACGGAGAACCGGGCCTGGTGTCTCTTCCGCGGCCGTCTGTGCGGCCGTCTGTGCGGCATTGTTGCTGGTCGGGCTGGCGGGCTGTGGGAGGGCCGGACACCGCGGGGAGGTGACCCGTCGCCTGGTCGTGGACGGCAGAACCCGGACGTTCACGCTGCACCGTCCGGCCGCGGCACCCGCCGGGCGGCTGCTGCCGGTCGTCCTCGCCTTTCACGGCGGCTTCGGCAACGGGTCCGGGATGGCGGGGCTGACCCACCTCGACGCCGTCGCGGACCAGAACGGATTTCTCGCCGTCTACCCCGATGGCTATCAGCGCAGCTGGAACGACGGGCGGGGGAGCACCCCCGCCGACCGGGCCGGCGTCGACGACGTCGCCTTCGTCGCCGCGCTCATCGACGAGCTCGTCCGCGACGAGCGTGCCGACCCGCGGCGGGTGTACGCGACGGGCATCTCCAACGGCGGCATCTTCACCGAACGACTCGGCTGCGAGCTGGCGGACCGGCTCGCGGCGATCGCGCCCGTCGCCGGGCCGATGCCGGCCGATCTCGTCGCCGGCTGCCGTCCGGCTCGCCCGATCGGCGTCCTGGAGATCCACGGCACCGCCGACCCGATCGTCCCCTACTCGGGTGGGCACGTGAACGGACGCGGCGGTGGCGGGCAGGTGGCCTCCGTCGCCGCGACCGGCGAGCTGTGGCGACGGCTCGACGGCTGTGCCGCCCAACCTGACGTTCGCCCGGTGGCCGACCGCGTGTCAGACGGGACTCACCTTTCGGTGGCCACGGCCGTCGGGTGCCCGGACGGCGTCGGCGTCGTCGTGGACAGCTTCACCGGCGCCGGCCACACGTGGCCGAGCGGCCGCCAGTATCTGCCGAAAGCGCTCATCGGCAGGACCAGCCGTCAGCTCGACGCCAGCCGGGCCATCTGGGCCTTCTTTGCCGACTACCACCGTTAGGCGTCGGTTGATTCGTTACTCGGGCTTGGACGGCACGACGGCGTAGCCGAGAATCCGGATGCCCAGGCGCGCGAGGTCCGTGTCGGTCAGACCGGCGGACTGGCCGGCGGCGCGCAGGAACGGCTTCACGTCCGTGGCGTCGACGAGCATCGCGTAGAGGCGCGTCGTGATCCCCGGGTATCCGCCGTAGCTCAGGTTGTAGGGCGGAACCGTGAAGCAGTTCTCATCGGTCGTCGGCAGGTCGTCGCCGGGGTAGAAGCGGCCGTTACCCCGGTTGTGGTCCCTTGTGGAGTCGGTCGTGCTGGGATCGGCCCACGCGGCGAAGACCAGCCGCGAACTGCGCGGGACCGGTCCGCTGAGCCGGCCTCCGAAGGCCAGCGACGGATGCCAGGCCGGGTAGTAGGTGTAGCGCAGCTCGGTGACGCGCAGGCCGGCGGCGTCGGCCCCCGACTGGGCCACCACATCGGCCCTGGTCTGGAGCGGCAGGGAGTAGCAGCCCCTGGCGACGGGGGCCGGGCCGCGCGCCGCCGGGCTCTGGTCGATGCGGGGCGGGCCGATCCCGCCGACCGGCCAGGCCGCGCCGGGACCGCCGGGCCCCAGCGGCGGGGCCTGGCCTGGAAGAACGGGTCCAGGGCCCCCCGCCGGGGCGGCGTTCGTCGCGACCGGAGCGGACGGGGGCGCCGCGTCCCCGCGCACCGCGAAGTAGGTGATCAGCGCGGCGCCGGCGCTCGCGACGAGGGCGATGCCGGCGGCCAGGGACACCGTCCGCCAGGGTCCGGAACCGGACCGTCCCGGCCCCGCCGGCTGGCCCATCCCGGCGCCGCCCCGGGAACCGTCGAGCAGCGGGGAACCGCCGGTGACCCCAGCCAGGTTCGCCTCGGCCGCAGCGATCGGGTCCGCGTCGGTGTCGGTTCCCGCGAGACCGTCACCGGGTCCGGCCGGGTGGGCGTCGTCGTCGGCGGCCAGCGAGGCGCCGGCCCGCTCGGAGCGGGTCCGGACCCGCCGCCAGGCCGCCAGCCAGACGTCCCGGCGATGCGGGTCGTACGCCTCGACGATCAGGGTCAGGGTCTTCGCGGTCAGCCGTCTGCGCTCGTTGCGGACGTCGTTGACGGTGGTCTTGGACAGCCCGGTCCGCCGCTCGACGGCCCGGTCGTAGGAGTCGCCCAGCAGGGCGAGCACGGCGGCGCGCAGCTCGTCCTCGGTCGACACCGACGCGGGGTCTGGCGCCGGCTCCACCTGCGGCTCCGTCATCAGGTCGCGCTCCTTCGTGTCAGGTCCGACGAGACGCCGCCGTCGTCGAGCGCACGCCGCCGGCCGGTCGTCCGGTGCCCGGGTGGCGGACACGAGACGTACCTGTCGCGGGGGATTCTCCCAGTCTGGCCGGCGAAACAGGACGGGACGGGACAGCCGGGACGTCGTGTCGCCCGAAGGAGTGTTGTCGCAGCGTGGCGGGTGGATAACCTCGCTTCGCGGCACGGGGGGCCGCCGGTGGCCGGTCGCCGACCTCGGGAGTCTCGGGGTCGGTGGCCGGCCACGCGGCTTTCCAGCCCCCACCGCGCGAGGTCGCCGCGGGTTCTGGCCCACGGGCACGGCAGCCGGCCGCTCCGCGGCGGTCAGAACTGCTCCGAGGTCAGCCGTTCCGGCAGGATCGGCAGGGGCTCCGGGTAGTCGAGCGCGGCCCGCTCGCGGTCGGGCAGCCGCCACGGCCGGTGGACCTGGCGCCCCGGCAGGCCAGCCAGCTCCGGCACGTGCCGGCGGACGTAGACGCCGTCGGGGTCGAACCGCTCGGCCTGGCGCAGCGGGTTCAGGACGCGCCCTGGCCGGGTGTCGGTGCCGGTACCCGCGACCCACTGCCAGTTGAGGCTGTTGTTCGCCACGTCCGCGTCGAGCAGGTGCTCGGTGTAGTGGGCCGCGCCGGCGCGCCAGTCGAGGCCGAGGGTCTTCGTCAGGAAGCTCGCGGTGATCATCCTGGCCCGGTTCGGCAGCCAGCCCTCGGTCAGCAGCTGGCGCATGCCGGCGTCGACGATGGGGATGCCGGTGTGACCGGAGCGCCAGGCGTCCAGCGCCGCCGGGTCGTCGCGCCAGGTCCGGTGCGCGTCGCGGTAGTCCTCGTGCGCGGCGGCCGGCCGGGCGGCGAGGAGCTGGTGGAAGAAGTCGCGCCAGGCGAGCTGGCGGACGAAGTCGCGGGCGGCGTCGCCTGTTCCGGCCTGGGTCGCCAGCTCCAGGGCCGACAGGCAGCCCAGGTGCAGATAGGGCGACAGTCGGGACGTGGCGTCCGCCGCGAGCTGGTCTCGGCGCTCGTCGTAGACCTCGACGCCCTCGCGCAGCCATTCCTCCGCTCGCCGCCGGCCCACCGTCTCGCCGCCGTGGAAGCCGCCACCCGCGGACTCGCCGCCCGCCGGCCCGCCGATGGGCGGCAGCGCGCCCGGGTCGACCGCCGGCAGCCGGAGACGGGCCGGCGGTGCGATGACGCGTCGCCACCCGGCCGCCTCCCACCGTCGGTGGTAGGCGCCGAAGACGGCGTAGTGGTCCCGGCCGGCCGGGGTCACCCGGCCCGGCGCGACCACGACGTGCGCCTCGTCGTGGCAGTGCAGCGTCCGGCCGCGCTCCGCCAGCGCCGAGCGCAGCGCCGCCTCCCGCCGCTGCGCGTACCCCGAGCAGTCCGCGGCCAGGTGCACCGTGCCGGCGTCGACCTCGTCGGCCACCCGGCACACCTGCTCGACCGGGTCGCCCGCCCGGACCACCAACCGCCCGCCCAGCTCCCGCAGCGAGCGGTCGAGGTCGGCGAGGCTCTCGGCGAGGAACCGCTCGCGGGCGCCGGTCGCGAAGCCGGACCGTGCCATCGCCGCGTCCAGCACGAACAGCGGCACCGTGTGCTCACCCGCCAGGGCGGCCGCGGTGAGCATCGGGTTGTCGTGCACGCGCAGGTCGCGGGTGAAGACGGCGAGCGTCGTCACCACGGCTGGCCCACGGGCGCCGGGCGCTCGGCCGCGGCGGCGACGGTGTGTGCCATCCGGCCCAGGACGAGACCGCGCACCGGAGCGAAGGATTTCCAGCAGAGTTGGCCGAGCAGGCCGTGTGGCTCGAAGATGGCCCGTTGCCGGTAGACGGAGCCCTGGGCGGCGGGGGCGGCGGACAGTTCGAGCCAGGCCCGTCCGGGCAGGCGAAGCTGCGCGCGCAGCCGGAGCCGGCGCGGCCGCTCGGCGTCCTCGACCCGCCAGCCGGAAAGCGGGGCGTCGGCGGCCCCGGCGGGCCGGACCAGCCGGCGGCGCAGGGCCTCGGCAGACCGGGTGACGCGGCCGGGCCGGGCCGCGACCGCCCGCGCGGCGGGGATGACGTGCCGGCCGTTCTCGGCGCCGACGGTCTCGATCACCTGCCACAGCCGCGTCGGGTCCGCGGCCGTGGCCAGCTCGCGTACGTCCTGGTAGACGGTCCCGCCGGACCAGTCCGGGTCGGTCGGCAGCGGGTCGGACGGCGGGAGCGAGCGGGTCCGTGGTGTCGTCGCCCGGGCCCAGCGCGACGGCACGTCGGCCTCCCTGGTCCTGGCCAACGCCAGCGCGACGGCGTCGTCGTAGCCGGTCAGGCCGCTGGCCGGGTCGGGCACGTAGGCGGCGAGGTCGTGGTCGCGGCAGACGACCTCGTGGACGAGTGAGGAGATCAGCGGGACGGCGATGCTGCGCGGGACCGGCGTCACGAGGTTGACCCACTGGGCCGACAGCCACGGGGTGAGCAGCGGGACGGGGACCACGACCCGGCGCGGTAGGCCGGCGACGGTCGCGTAACGGCGCATCATCTCCCAGTACGTCAGGACATCGGGCCCGCCGATGTCAAAGCCACGGTTGACCTCGGCCGGTACCAGTTCGGCCGTCCGGGTCAGGTAGTAGAGCACATCACGGACGGCGATCGGCTGGACGCGCGACCGTACCCAGCGTGGCGTGACCATGGCCGGGAGCCGTTCGGTGAGGTAGCGGAGCATCTCGAAGCTGGCCGAACCCGAGCCGATCACCACCGCGGCCCGCAGCACCACGGTGGGCACCCCGGAGCCGAGCAGCGTCAGCCCGACCTCCTCGCGCGAGGCGAGGTGCGCCGATAGCCGCTGCCCGGCGGGGCTGATCCCGCCCAGATAGATGATCCGGCGGACCCCGGCCTCGCGGGCCGCGCGCGCGACCGTCTGGGCCGCGGCGCGGTCGCGCTCGACGAAGTCCCGTTGGTGCAGGGAGTGCACGAGGTAGTAGAGGACGTCCTGGCCCGCCAGCGCGGCGGCCACCTGGCCCGGGTCGCCGACGTCGGCCGTGACGAGGTCCACCTGGTCCAGCCACGGAGCACCCGCCAGCCGGTCGGGCCTGCGCGCGGCGGCCCGCACGGTGTGTCCTCGGGCGAGCAGCTCGGGGATGAGCCGGCTACCGATATAGCCGGTCGCACCCACCACGACGCATCTCATCCAGCAGTGCTTCCCCCCGCTGGTCGTCTCGACCGTGGCGGGCGGCGGGCCCGAACATTTTGACCGGATTGTTCGCGCACGGACCGGCGCACGGACCGGTAGACCGGGCGCCACCCGGAGTAGACGAGGCGACCGCGCGGTAAACCCCCGGGTGGGAGGTCAGTGCGATGGTGGGGACGGTCGAGTCGGGTGCGCGGGTGATCGAGCCGGACCGCAAGGTCACCGACCTGCTCGACGTCCTGCGCCAACACCTCGGCATGGACGTCGCGGCGCTGGCTATCTGGCAGGACCGGCAACT is a genomic window of Pseudofrankia inefficax containing:
- a CDS encoding nitrite reductase: MAAARDRVTDRCPGALVLHEAADGGLARIRLPGGLIAGGTLVALAELAESFGPRGAVELTSRGNLQLRGVPAGRHSELADRVAELGLLPSATHERVRNIVAAPFAGLVGTAGGAGDSALDGLVRALDLGLCADPDLAGLSGRFLFGLDDASGAVAALEADAWAVPLDAGRWWVGPAGVAVDGPDVVGELLAAARGFLRAAVDAAVSAAPAGHPIWRVRDLPDGGAGLAAELRAGRPEVARPEPPPGRRPVGVWRRPDGGHAAAALVPLGRLSRAGAEMLAAAGQGMDPAAVSLRVTPWRSVVVPRLADPASFVPAARRAGLDAEPQSLWALVTACAGRPGCASALADVRADAADAVAAGRLTPAFAARPLPPGARAHWSGCARRCGRPAGSYVDIVAGPDGYLVHAAGAEPKESSRW
- a CDS encoding precorrin-8X methylmutase — encoded protein: MVTGSSQRRYDYERDGAAIYRQSFATIRAEAELADLAPDLEHVVVRMIHACGMVDLPADVEASPGVVGIARTALRAGAPVLCDAQMVASGITRRRLPAANDIVCALGDPGVPELAARLGTTRSAAALELWADRLAGAVVAIGNAPTALFHLLELIGAGGPRPAAVLGLPVGFVGAAESKQALADNPFGLPFLVVHGRRGGSAMTVAAVNAIASEAL
- the cobJ gene encoding precorrin-3B C(17)-methyltransferase, with translation MTTQPPAAGTLYGVGVGPGDPELVTVKAVRLIGAAPVVAYHAARPGRSLARASAAPYLRPGVVEEELVYPVTRGVTPHPGGYQGAIEEFYERSADRLADHLAAGRDVVLLAEGDPTLYSSFTHMQRRLVPRFRCVIVPGVTSVSATAAAAGVALVTGDETLAVLPATTRADRLRTLAGTADGLVLMKVRGDLGGVRQALADVGRLDDALLVSRASREGERVTALRDLGGSDQDVPYMSSVLVPGASAARPATPGQAVAGSVTVVGLGPAGAEWLTPEAACALAAADDVVGYETYLRRVPPRPGQRRHGTDNRVEAERAAFALDLARRGSRVAVVSSGDPGVFAMASAVLETQADGGYQDVPVRVLPGVTAANAVAARVGAPLGHDYCVVSLSDQLKPWPLVLRRLRAAAVADLVLALYNPGSKTRRAHMDEVRACLLEARGPDTPVVVGRAVGADGERIEVIRLADLTADHVDMRTLLIIGSSRTRWDAATGAVFTPRHHDGLPGPVTADAAAGTHP
- the cobF gene encoding precorrin-6A synthase (deacetylating), with product MADPAAPPRRSVLLIGMGVGDPASLTHEASAALAGVDVLFTIDKGPAKADLNALRAEICARHARPGLRVVEVSEPDRDRAPDDYQAEVRRWHTARAEVWSRALLTELGESDRGAFLVWGDPALYDSSLRILDDIRARGLVDVAVTVIPGISSVQVLAARHRVPLNTVGGAVHVTTGRRLAAEAGGQDSVVVMLDGATAWLDLDASRWDIYWGAYLGGADEITIAGPLAEVGAEIATAKQTARARKGWIMDVYLLRRRR
- a CDS encoding GNAT family N-acetyltransferase, with the translated sequence MSLRHESAHDRESVRGVVTRAFGGEHGEVVADLVDDLRATISPGTGLSLVAEDDGEIVGHAMFTRSLLDAPRRLVEVQVLSPLAVLPEYQKRGLGSALVRHGLEILAESSSPLVFLEGDPSYYHRFGFVPGGGLNFRKPSLRIPDAGFQVVTLPAYQPWMTGTLVYSELFWRHDAVGLRQNEAEKVAPPVPGSA
- a CDS encoding extracellular catalytic domain type 1 short-chain-length polyhydroxyalkanoate depolymerase, translated to MTRRLVVDGRTRTFTLHRPAAAPAGRLLPVVLAFHGGFGNGSGMAGLTHLDAVADQNGFLAVYPDGYQRSWNDGRGSTPADRAGVDDVAFVAALIDELVRDERADPRRVYATGISNGGIFTERLGCELADRLAAIAPVAGPMPADLVAGCRPARPIGVLEIHGTADPIVPYSGGHVNGRGGGGQVASVAATGELWRRLDGCAAQPDVRPVADRVSDGTHLSVATAVGCPDGVGVVVDSFTGAGHTWPSGRQYLPKALIGRTSRQLDASRAIWAFFADYHR
- a CDS encoding cryptochrome/photolyase family protein; protein product: MVTTLAVFTRDLRVHDNPMLTAAALAGEHTVPLFVLDAAMARSGFATGARERFLAESLADLDRSLRELGGRLVVRAGDPVEQVCRVADEVDAGTVHLAADCSGYAQRREAALRSALAERGRTLHCHDEAHVVVAPGRVTPAGRDHYAVFGAYHRRWEAAGWRRVIAPPARLRLPAVDPGALPPIGGPAGGESAGGGFHGGETVGRRRAEEWLREGVEVYDERRDQLAADATSRLSPYLHLGCLSALELATQAGTGDAARDFVRQLAWRDFFHQLLAARPAAAHEDYRDAHRTWRDDPAALDAWRSGHTGIPIVDAGMRQLLTEGWLPNRARMITASFLTKTLGLDWRAGAAHYTEHLLDADVANNSLNWQWVAGTGTDTRPGRVLNPLRQAERFDPDGVYVRRHVPELAGLPGRQVHRPWRLPDRERAALDYPEPLPILPERLTSEQF
- a CDS encoding DUF2867 domain-containing protein, coding for MRCVVVGATGYIGSRLIPELLARGHTVRAAARRPDRLAGAPWLDQVDLVTADVGDPGQVAAALAGQDVLYYLVHSLHQRDFVERDRAAAQTVARAAREAGVRRIIYLGGISPAGQRLSAHLASREEVGLTLLGSGVPTVVLRAAVVIGSGSASFEMLRYLTERLPAMVTPRWVRSRVQPIAVRDVLYYLTRTAELVPAEVNRGFDIGGPDVLTYWEMMRRYATVAGLPRRVVVPVPLLTPWLSAQWVNLVTPVPRSIAVPLISSLVHEVVCRDHDLAAYVPDPASGLTGYDDAVALALARTREADVPSRWARATTPRTRSLPPSDPLPTDPDWSGGTVYQDVRELATAADPTRLWQVIETVGAENGRHVIPAARAVAARPGRVTRSAEALRRRLVRPAGAADAPLSGWRVEDAERPRRLRLRAQLRLPGRAWLELSAAPAAQGSVYRQRAIFEPHGLLGQLCWKSFAPVRGLVLGRMAHTVAAAAERPAPVGQPW